TTGATGACTACCACGCCTCCCGGGTACTGCCGGGCTTTGAGCCGGACAGTAAGGTGCGGATGCTCCAGCAGCTCAGGGACGATGTGGAGATCGTGATCGCCATCAACGCCGCGGATATTGAAAAGAACAAGGTGCGGGGGGACCTGGGCATCACGTATGACGACGATGTGCTCAGACTGATTGACAGCTTCCGCAGCCTGGGGTTGTATGTGGGCAGCGTGGTGCTGACCCGCTACAGCGGCCAAAGCGCCGCCGACGCGTTTTTTAAGCGTCTGAACACCCTGGGCATCCGCTGCTACCGGCACTATCCCATCGCGGGATATCCCTCGGACGTGCCCCACATCGTCAGCGACGAGGGCCTGGGGCGCAACGACTATATCGAGACCTCCCACTCCCTGGTGGTGGTAACGGCCCCCGGCCCCGGCAGCGGCAAGATGGCCACCTGCCTCAGCCAGCTCTACCATGATTACAAGCGGGGGGTTCGGGCCGGCTACGCCAAGTTTGAGACATTCCCCATCTGGAACCTGCCTTTGAAGCACCCGGTGAACCTTGCCTACGAGGCGGCCACGGCGGACCTGGACGATGTGAACATGATCGACCCCTTTCATCTAGAGGCCTATGGAAAAACCGCCGTCAACTATAACCGGGATGTGGAGACCTTCCCGGTTCTCAATGCTATGTTTAAAAAAATTCAGGGTGAGTCCCCCTATAAATCCCCAACGGATATGGGGGTAAACATGGCGGGGAACTGTATCGTGGATGACACAGTGTGCTGTGACGCCTCCCGGCAGGAGATTTTGCGCCGGTACTACACGGCTTGCGTAGACAGGCTCCAGGGCGACTGCGACGCGCCGGTTCGCAAGCTGGAGCTGGTGATGCAGCAGGCGGATGTGACACCGGAGATCTGCCCGGCGGTTTCGGCGGCACTGCTGAAGGCAGAGACTAGTGGCGGCCCCGCCGGCGCCATGGTGCTGCCGGACGGCAGCGTGGTGACAGGAAAGACCTCCGACACACTGGGAGCCGCGTCGGCCCTGCTACTGAACGCGTTGAAGGCGGTGGGGGGCATTGATGACCACTTTGAACTGATCTCTGCACAGGTTCTGGAGCCGATCTGCAAGCTCAAAACCCGGTACCTGGGCCACCGCAACCCCCGCCTCCATACCGATGAGGTACTGATGGCTCTCACCATTTCCGCCTTGACAAATCCCTTGGCAGAGCTGGCTCAGCAGCAGCTTCCCAAGCTTCGTGGTTGCTCTGCCCATTTCACCGTGGTTATCAGCGATGTGGATGAAAAGCTTCTGAGAAGCCTGGGCCTCAACGTCAGCTGTGAGCCTAAGTATGAGACCAAGAAGCTCTACCATAAATGAGAAATCCGGGAGAGAGTCTCCCAGACCAGCGGGCCGATGACAGCGTCGGCCCGCTGTCTGATCAGCCCCACGGACAGAGGGCCTCTGCGGTGGGAATGCCTGTACAAATACGCCAAGAAAATTCCAAAAAATTATACGCAATTTTACGCAAAGACACCTTACTTTTTTCGTAAACAGTGCTATAATGAGCACAACACGCCCGGCATGCCGGGGAGAATGAGGAAGGGGTACAGGCACAATGGCAATCAAAGTGGGAATCAACGGCTTCGGCCGCATCGGGCGCGTGGCGCTGCGGATTATGGTGGAGCGAGGCTCCAGCACTTACCAGCCCTGCGGGATCAATCTGCGCAACGCGGATTTAGACTATATGGTGTATCAGGTGAAGTACGACTCGGTGTTCCGCACCTTTACCGGCCAGGTGGACCGGGACGATCGGCACCTCATTATCAACGGGAAGAAAA
This genomic window from Pusillibacter faecalis contains:
- a CDS encoding DUF1846 domain-containing protein, with the translated sequence MAAIGFDNLKYLTMQSEQIKKRIAQFGGKLYLEFGGKLFDDYHASRVLPGFEPDSKVRMLQQLRDDVEIVIAINAADIEKNKVRGDLGITYDDDVLRLIDSFRSLGLYVGSVVLTRYSGQSAADAFFKRLNTLGIRCYRHYPIAGYPSDVPHIVSDEGLGRNDYIETSHSLVVVTAPGPGSGKMATCLSQLYHDYKRGVRAGYAKFETFPIWNLPLKHPVNLAYEAATADLDDVNMIDPFHLEAYGKTAVNYNRDVETFPVLNAMFKKIQGESPYKSPTDMGVNMAGNCIVDDTVCCDASRQEILRRYYTACVDRLQGDCDAPVRKLELVMQQADVTPEICPAVSAALLKAETSGGPAGAMVLPDGSVVTGKTSDTLGAASALLLNALKAVGGIDDHFELISAQVLEPICKLKTRYLGHRNPRLHTDEVLMALTISALTNPLAELAQQQLPKLRGCSAHFTVVISDVDEKLLRSLGLNVSCEPKYETKKLYHK